One genomic region from Trifolium pratense plastid, complete genome encodes:
- the matK gene encoding maturase K translates to MKEYQVYLERARSRQQDFLYPLFFREYIYGLAYSHNWSRSIFVENGGYDNKYSLLNVKRLITRMYQQNHLIISANDSPKNPFGGYNKNLDSQIISEGFAIVVEMPFFLQLSSSLEEAEIIKSYKNVRSIHSIFPFFEDKFTYLNYVSDIRIPYPIHLEILVQILRYWVKDAPFFHLLRLFLYHFSNWNRFITTKKSISTFSKSNPRLFLFLYNFYVREYESIFLFLRNKSSHLRLKSFSVFLERIFFYAKREHLVEVFAKDFSYPLPFFKDPNIHYVRYQGKCILASKNVPFLMKKWKHYFIHLWQCFFDLWSQPRTININQLSEHSFQLLGYFSNVRLNRSVVRSQMLQNTFLIEIVIKKLDIIVPIIPLIRSLAKAKFCNVLGHPISKPVWADLSDFDIIERFLRICRNLSHYYSGSSKKKSLYRIKYILRLSCIKTLACKHKSTVRAFLKRSGSEELLEEFFTEEEEILSLIFPRDSFTLHRFYRNRIWYLDILFSNDLVNDE, encoded by the coding sequence ATGAAGGAATATCAGGTATATTTAGAACGAGCTAGATCTCGCCAACAGGACTTCCTATACCCACTTTTTTTTCGGGAGTATATTTATGGACTTGCTTATAGTCATAATTGGAGTAGATCCATTTTTGTGGAAAATGGGGGTTATGACAATAAATATAGTTTACTAAATGTAAAACGTTTAATTACTCGAATGTATCAACAGAATCATTTAATCATTTCGGCTAATGATTCTCCCAAAAATCCATTTGGGGGATATAATAAGAATTTGGATTCTCAAATAATATCAGAGGGTTTTGCCATCGTCGTGGAAATGCCATTTTTCCTACAATTAAGCTCTTCCTTAGAGGAAGCAGAAATCATAAAATCTTATAAAAATGTGAGATCAATTCATTCCATTTTTCCCTTTTTCGAGGATAAATTTACATATTTAAATTATGTCTCAGATATAAGAATACCCTATCCTATCCATCTGGAAATCTTAGTTCAAATCCTTCGATACTGGGTGAAAGATGCCCCCTTTTTTCATTTATTACGGTTATTTCTTTATCATTTTAGTAATTGGAATCGTTTTATTACTACCAAAAAATCGATTTCTACTTTTTCAAAAAGTAATCCAAGATTATTCTTGTTCCTCTATAATTTTTATGTACGTGAATATGAATCTATCTTCCTTTTTCTACGTAATAAATCCTCTCATTTACGATTAAAATCTTTTAGCGTTTTTTTAGAGCGAATTTTTTTTTATGCAAAAAGAGAACATCTTGTAGAAGTTTTTGCTAAGGATTTTTCGTATCCTTTACCATTCTTCAAGGATCCCAACATTCATTATGTTAGATATCAAGGAAAATGTATTCTGGCTTCAAAGAATGTGCCTTTTTTGATGAAAAAATGGAAACACTATTTTATCCATTTATGGCAATGTTTTTTTGATCTTTGGTCTCAACCAAGAACGATCAATATAAACCAATTATCTGAACATTCATTTCAGCTTTTAGGCTATTTTTCAAATGTGCGGCTAAATCGTTCAGTGGTACGGAGTCAAATGCTGCAAAATACATTTCTAATCGAAATTGTTATCAAAAAACTTGATATAATAGTTCCAATTATTCCTCTAATTAGATCGTTGGCTAAAGCGAAATTTTGTAATGTATTGGGGCATCCCATCAGTAAGCCGGTCTGGGCCGATTTATCCGATTTTGATATTATTGAGCGATTTTTGCGAATATGCAGAAATCTTTCTCATTATTACAGTGGATCCTCAAAAAAAAAAAGTTTGTATCGAATAAAATATATACTTCGGCTTTCTTGTATTAAAACTTTAGCTTGTAAACACAAAAGTACTGTACGCGCTTTTTTGAAAAGATCAGGTTCAGAAGAATTATTGGAAGAATTCTTTACCGAGGAAGAAGAGATTCTTTCTCTGATTTTTCCAAGAGATTCTTTTACTTTGCATAGGTTCTATAGAAATCGGATTTGGTATTTGGATATTCTTTTCAGCAACGATCTGGTCAATGATGAATGA